From Pandoraea vervacti, the proteins below share one genomic window:
- a CDS encoding fatty acid desaturase family protein: MENVVARPHEIDAASPVASPIACLAPAPVDTISAAPTRLSGATPVVAPPGTATAQPSVTPCASATLASEAMPSPALWRHAKPSPWNPWLIGLTGLAGLWQWLGLGYALRQWGELAALSALPVLLLTPMHWGLIHESIHGQLRLKPRANERTGRALSLWLGLPYEIMRFGHLMHHRFTRQPYDQPDISPLLADAPLASRAGRWIGYQSRLLGGMWLSELFAPLITWVPAKRLPALAHRALGADPQDEDVRRRAVMFATDPVRRRRIQRDFVVLLVALGLALWAYGPWWPVFVATFVARGVWLSIADNLPHFGVALDEPARARNFHATALGRLLVLNHHLHRVHHQYPTAPWHLLPEIDTAQPTQGPVIAYWRAVLRQFAGPLPPSSLRADTVQASPVSQAAP, encoded by the coding sequence ATGGAGAACGTCGTTGCGCGCCCGCACGAGATCGACGCCGCTTCGCCTGTCGCTTCCCCCATCGCTTGCCTTGCCCCCGCACCGGTCGATACGATAAGCGCCGCGCCGACCCGTCTGTCGGGCGCAACGCCCGTCGTTGCGCCCCCGGGTACCGCGACTGCGCAGCCGTCAGTCACGCCATGCGCCAGCGCCACGCTGGCGAGCGAAGCCATGCCGTCTCCCGCCTTGTGGCGCCACGCAAAGCCATCGCCCTGGAATCCCTGGTTGATCGGCCTGACGGGCCTCGCCGGTCTCTGGCAATGGCTGGGGCTCGGGTATGCGCTGCGTCAATGGGGCGAGTTGGCCGCGCTGAGCGCGCTGCCCGTGCTGCTGCTCACACCAATGCACTGGGGCCTGATCCACGAGTCCATTCACGGCCAGTTGCGCCTGAAGCCACGCGCCAACGAGCGCACCGGACGCGCCCTGTCGTTATGGCTCGGCCTGCCGTACGAGATCATGCGGTTCGGGCATCTGATGCACCATCGATTCACTCGTCAGCCGTACGACCAACCCGACATTTCGCCCCTTCTCGCCGACGCCCCGCTTGCCTCGCGCGCCGGGCGCTGGATCGGCTATCAGTCGCGTCTGCTCGGCGGCATGTGGTTATCCGAACTGTTTGCACCGCTCATCACATGGGTTCCCGCCAAACGGCTGCCCGCCCTCGCCCACCGCGCACTGGGCGCCGACCCTCAGGACGAAGACGTTCGTCGGCGGGCCGTCATGTTCGCCACCGACCCTGTGCGGCGGCGGCGGATTCAGCGCGACTTCGTGGTCCTGCTCGTCGCGTTAGGGCTGGCGTTGTGGGCGTACGGCCCATGGTGGCCGGTGTTCGTGGCGACGTTTGTGGCTCGCGGCGTCTGGCTGTCGATCGCCGATAACTTGCCGCACTTCGGCGTGGCGTTGGACGAGCCGGCGCGAGCACGTAACTTTCATGCGACCGCGCTTGGGCGACTGCTGGTGCTCAATCACCATCTGCATCGAGTGCATCACCAGTACCCGACCGCGCCATGGCATCTGTTGCCGGAAATCGACACTGCACAGCCGACCCAGGGCCCGGTGATTGCCTACTGGCGCGCGGTGCTTCGGCAGTTCGCCGGGCCGTTGCCCCCGAGCAGTTTGCGCGCCGACACCGTGCAAGCGTCGCCCGTGTCGCAAGCCGCCCCTTGA
- a CDS encoding substrate-binding domain-containing protein translates to MKRISIAPQLRFRRDGNELALDKVLSLLTEVQTHGNLQAASQALGQSYRGAWGHIKEVESLMGAPLLTMARGRGAVLTPLAQRLLWGQKRLQARLGPLLETMASELQTELDDLLLEQSDQLRLFASHGLAVAALVDFAGRAGLPVDVSYRGSIEAIAALAKHECEVASFHVPIGALAEPVLDHYVPLLKGKAYRVADVASRRLGLLVARGNPLGIASLADVPRTGARFANRERGSGTRIIFDLLLARDGIDPSTVPGAENIEFTHAAVAAYIASGRADTGLAIEAAASQFGLDFIPMLTERYCLMFPESASESPHLRALLEILQSEAYRQAVHAIPGYSESATGRVTPLSEAFPSLG, encoded by the coding sequence ATGAAGCGTATTTCCATCGCACCGCAGTTGCGCTTTCGCCGCGACGGCAACGAGCTTGCGCTCGACAAGGTGTTGTCGTTGCTCACCGAGGTACAGACACACGGCAATTTGCAGGCGGCCAGCCAGGCGCTGGGACAGTCGTACCGTGGCGCGTGGGGGCATATCAAGGAGGTGGAGTCGCTGATGGGCGCGCCGTTGCTGACGATGGCCCGCGGTCGCGGGGCGGTGCTCACGCCGCTTGCGCAGCGCTTGCTCTGGGGGCAGAAGCGTTTGCAGGCACGGCTCGGTCCGCTGCTGGAGACGATGGCCTCCGAGTTGCAGACCGAACTCGACGATCTGTTGCTCGAGCAAAGCGATCAGTTGCGGCTCTTTGCCAGTCACGGACTCGCGGTGGCGGCGCTGGTCGACTTTGCGGGGCGTGCGGGGCTGCCGGTCGACGTCAGCTATCGCGGCAGCATCGAGGCAATCGCTGCGCTGGCCAAGCACGAATGCGAGGTCGCGAGTTTTCACGTGCCGATCGGTGCGCTCGCCGAGCCCGTGCTCGACCACTACGTGCCGTTGCTCAAGGGCAAGGCATACCGTGTCGCCGATGTCGCCTCGCGCCGCCTTGGCTTGCTCGTGGCGCGCGGCAATCCGCTCGGTATTGCGTCGTTGGCCGACGTGCCACGTACCGGTGCGCGTTTTGCGAATCGTGAGCGAGGGTCGGGGACCCGCATCATCTTCGACTTGTTGCTCGCGCGTGACGGCATCGACCCGTCCACCGTGCCGGGGGCGGAGAACATCGAGTTCACGCATGCAGCCGTCGCGGCCTATATCGCCAGCGGTCGCGCCGACACCGGTCTTGCGATCGAAGCAGCGGCAAGTCAGTTCGGGCTCGACTTCATTCCGATGCTCACCGAGCGCTATTGCCTGATGTTCCCCGAAAGCGCCAGCGAATCGCCGCACTTGCGAGCGCTGTTGGAGATTCTTCAAAGCGAGGCATACCGCCAGGCCGTTCACGCCATTCCGGGCTACAGCGAAAGCGCCACCGGACGTGTGACCCCGTTATCGGAGGCGTTTCCGTCGCTAGGGTAA
- a CDS encoding NAD(P)H-dependent oxidoreductase subunit E: MVPTPHATLAPLLARHAGRAHELLPLLHALQDSEGYVDPAHVPAIAAALNLSRAEVHGVITFYHHFRSAPPPATVVQVCRAEACRSRDGEALVAHVEAATGARIDGEPCQGIGVESVYCLGQCALSPAVTINGELHARVSPTRFDALLAATREEVAHD, from the coding sequence ATGGTCCCCACACCTCATGCGACGCTCGCGCCGCTGCTGGCTCGCCACGCCGGCCGTGCGCACGAGTTGCTGCCGTTGCTGCACGCCTTGCAGGACAGCGAAGGCTATGTCGACCCCGCACACGTGCCTGCGATTGCTGCCGCACTGAACCTTTCCCGGGCCGAAGTGCACGGCGTCATCACCTTCTATCACCACTTCCGTAGCGCGCCGCCGCCTGCGACCGTCGTACAGGTGTGCCGGGCAGAGGCGTGTCGCAGCCGTGATGGCGAAGCGCTCGTCGCTCACGTGGAAGCTGCTACCGGCGCGCGTATCGACGGCGAGCCGTGCCAAGGCATTGGTGTCGAATCGGTCTACTGCCTTGGGCAGTGCGCGCTTTCCCCCGCCGTGACCATTAACGGCGAGTTGCACGCGCGGGTCAGTCCGACGCGGTTCGATGCATTGCTTGCTGCCACACGGGAGGAGGTCGCCCATGACTGA
- a CDS encoding formate dehydrogenase beta subunit, producing MTEISGMRAHRVYVPRDSAALALGADRVAAAVAAEAAKRGIAVDIVRNGSRGLFWLEPLVEVQTPSGRIGYSNVQASQVAALFDSGWPARAIQDGEREMAPVDPHGSWEAPMPDCVGRVDAIPYLAKQQRLTFARIGVTDPLSPTDYEAHGGLAGLRACLALDAEAACQTVLDSGLRGRGGAAFPAGIKWRTVSRAEASQKYVVCNADEGDSGTFADRLIMESDPFVLIEGMVIAALSVGASEGIVYVRSEYPHAIAMLEAAIGIARREGWLGADVLGSGRSCELRVAKAAGAYICGEETALLESLEGKRGVVRAKPPIPALSGLFGKPTLINNVITLASVPYIFAHGAQAYREFGMGRSQGTLPVQLAGNIRRGGLVELAFGVTLRTLLDEFGGGTASGRPAKAIQVGGPLGAYLPSAQWDLPMDYEAYAAVGAVVGHGGVVVHDDTADMAGLASYAMEFCALESCGKCTPCRIGSTRGVEVIERIRRGDTSTRQVTLLHDLCDTMVSGSLCAMGGMTPFPVRSALEYFPADFGLPDGAKRAEAA from the coding sequence ATGACTGAGATCTCCGGGATGCGCGCGCACCGTGTTTACGTCCCGCGCGATTCGGCGGCGCTGGCGCTCGGCGCCGATCGGGTGGCTGCGGCAGTGGCGGCCGAGGCCGCCAAACGGGGTATTGCCGTCGACATCGTTCGCAACGGTTCGCGCGGCCTGTTCTGGCTGGAACCGCTGGTGGAAGTGCAGACGCCGTCCGGTCGCATCGGCTACAGCAACGTGCAGGCGTCGCAGGTGGCGGCACTGTTCGACAGCGGTTGGCCCGCGAGGGCGATACAGGACGGTGAGCGCGAGATGGCGCCGGTCGACCCGCACGGAAGCTGGGAGGCGCCGATGCCCGATTGCGTCGGGCGGGTGGACGCGATTCCGTATCTGGCAAAGCAGCAACGCCTGACGTTTGCCCGAATCGGCGTGACCGATCCGCTGAGCCCGACGGATTACGAAGCGCATGGCGGTCTGGCCGGTTTGCGCGCCTGTCTCGCGCTCGACGCGGAGGCCGCGTGCCAGACGGTGCTCGACTCGGGGCTTCGCGGGCGTGGCGGGGCGGCTTTCCCGGCGGGCATCAAATGGCGCACGGTCAGCCGTGCCGAGGCATCGCAGAAATATGTCGTGTGCAACGCGGACGAAGGGGACTCCGGCACGTTCGCCGATCGTCTCATCATGGAGAGCGACCCGTTCGTGCTGATCGAGGGCATGGTGATCGCGGCCTTGAGCGTGGGGGCGAGCGAAGGCATCGTCTACGTGCGCAGTGAGTATCCCCACGCCATTGCGATGCTGGAAGCGGCGATCGGGATCGCGCGTCGAGAAGGCTGGCTGGGCGCCGATGTGCTTGGATCCGGACGCTCCTGCGAACTGCGAGTGGCCAAAGCGGCAGGCGCTTACATTTGCGGCGAAGAGACCGCGTTGCTCGAGAGTCTGGAAGGCAAGCGCGGTGTGGTGCGCGCCAAGCCGCCGATTCCTGCCTTGTCGGGCCTGTTCGGCAAGCCGACGCTCATCAACAACGTGATCACGCTCGCCAGCGTGCCGTACATCTTTGCCCATGGCGCCCAGGCGTATCGCGAGTTCGGCATGGGTCGCTCGCAAGGCACGCTGCCCGTGCAGCTCGCGGGCAACATCCGTCGCGGCGGACTCGTGGAGCTTGCCTTCGGTGTGACGCTGCGCACGCTGCTCGACGAGTTCGGCGGCGGGACGGCGAGCGGGCGTCCTGCGAAAGCGATTCAGGTCGGTGGACCGCTTGGGGCCTATCTCCCGAGCGCGCAATGGGACTTGCCGATGGATTACGAGGCATACGCCGCCGTGGGCGCCGTGGTAGGGCACGGCGGCGTGGTGGTGCACGACGACACGGCCGACATGGCCGGACTGGCGAGCTATGCCATGGAATTCTGCGCGCTGGAGTCGTGTGGCAAGTGCACGCCGTGCCGCATCGGGTCGACACGGGGTGTCGAAGTCATCGAGCGCATTCGGCGCGGCGACACGTCAACGCGTCAGGTGACGCTGTTGCACGACCTCTGCGACACGATGGTGTCCGGCTCGCTTTGCGCGATGGGCGGGATGACACCGTTTCCGGTGCGTTCTGCGCTCGAATACTTCCCGGCGGATTTCGGTTTGCCCGATGGCGCGAAACGCGCCGAAGCCGCCTGA
- a CDS encoding helix-turn-helix domain-containing protein, whose product MADIPASVEPDLGSNTGDNAGSRAGSNVACGGDDLEQAAQDLARLLSTLADGRREGREALSLARLAKRGGLPMSTLLRYLNVLTDAGWVALDDSERGLSLVRLTPAGAAQLDSLR is encoded by the coding sequence TTGGCTGACATTCCGGCAAGCGTCGAGCCCGACCTGGGGTCCAATACCGGGGACAACGCCGGGTCCCGCGCCGGGTCCAACGTCGCGTGCGGCGGCGACGATCTCGAACAGGCAGCACAGGATCTTGCTCGCCTGCTGAGTACACTGGCCGACGGGCGACGCGAAGGCCGCGAGGCGCTCTCGCTCGCCCGCCTGGCCAAGCGCGGCGGACTGCCGATGAGCACGCTGCTGCGCTACCTCAACGTGCTGACAGACGCCGGATGGGTCGCCCTTGACGACAGCGAACGCGGTTTGTCACTGGTGCGGCTAACCCCTGCGGGCGCCGCTCAACTGGATAGCCTCCGCTAA
- a CDS encoding FdhF/YdeP family oxidoreductase: MPAPKIAPYDRPAGGWGALKNVAIQLVAQGIPLKGARTLLSANQPSGFDCPGCAWPDREHASTFEFCENGAKAVAAEATRRRVTPEFFASHSVSELLELDDYTLESYGRLTHPMRYDAATDRYLPIAWDAAFALIGEHLRALPDPDQAAFYTSGRTSNEAAFLYQLFVRQYGTNNFPDCSNMCHEPTSVGLPPVVGLGKGTVTLEDFEQADTLLLFGQNPGTNHPRMLGELREAAKRGAAIVSINLLHERGLERFADPQSPGEMLSMGGTAISGHYVTPASGGDFAFVMGVIKHVLERDAQARASGEAALLDDAFIAEHTHGFDDFAADVRAERWDDLERAAGVSQAQMCQIADVYLRGERVIATWGMGITQHKHAVATIQMIVNLMLLRGNIGRPGAGLCPVRGHSNVQGDRTVGINEKPSAAFLDRIATVFDFAPPRREGLGVVDTISAMLAGRIKVFIGMGGNFAMATPDTPRTWAGLRQCDLTVHVATKLNRSHLVHGRDALILPCLGRTEIDMQNGAVQGVTVEDSMSMVHLSYGINAPASEHLRSEPAIVAGIAQATMGRALAGHDDWHWYVEDYDRIRDAIAATFDEFAEFNRRVRHPGGFRLPVPPSQRQWRTASGRANFTRHALPAELPVDVARRQAGERGAQVLQLATIRSHDQYNTTIYGLNDRYRGVFGQRRVVFANREDLDARGFRAGERVDIVGVWHDGIARRAEDFLLVAYDIPRGSIAAYYPETNALVPLDAIADGAGTPTSKSVPVLLERRVG; the protein is encoded by the coding sequence ATGCCTGCCCCGAAAATTGCCCCGTACGATCGCCCCGCTGGCGGTTGGGGTGCGCTCAAGAACGTTGCGATCCAGCTCGTCGCCCAGGGAATCCCGCTCAAAGGGGCGCGCACGTTGCTCAGCGCGAATCAGCCCAGCGGCTTCGACTGCCCGGGCTGCGCCTGGCCCGACCGCGAGCACGCCTCGACATTCGAATTCTGCGAGAACGGCGCCAAGGCCGTGGCGGCCGAGGCGACCAGGCGGCGCGTCACCCCCGAATTCTTCGCCTCGCACAGCGTGAGCGAACTGCTGGAACTCGACGACTACACGCTCGAAAGCTATGGACGCCTCACACATCCGATGCGTTACGACGCCGCGACCGACCGTTATTTGCCCATCGCGTGGGACGCCGCGTTCGCCCTGATCGGCGAGCATCTGCGCGCGTTGCCCGACCCCGATCAGGCGGCGTTCTATACCTCCGGGCGCACCAGCAACGAAGCCGCATTCCTTTACCAGTTGTTCGTTCGCCAGTACGGCACGAACAATTTCCCCGACTGCTCGAACATGTGTCACGAGCCGACAAGCGTGGGCCTGCCGCCTGTTGTGGGGCTTGGCAAGGGCACCGTCACCCTCGAAGACTTCGAGCAGGCGGATACGCTGCTGCTCTTCGGCCAGAACCCGGGCACGAACCATCCGCGCATGCTGGGCGAGCTTCGCGAAGCCGCCAAACGGGGCGCCGCCATCGTGTCGATCAACTTGCTGCATGAGCGCGGGCTCGAACGCTTTGCCGATCCGCAAAGCCCCGGCGAAATGCTCAGCATGGGGGGAACCGCGATCAGCGGCCATTACGTGACCCCGGCCAGCGGGGGCGACTTCGCCTTCGTGATGGGGGTAATCAAACATGTGCTGGAGCGCGACGCGCAGGCACGCGCCAGTGGCGAGGCGGCCCTGCTCGACGACGCGTTCATCGCCGAACACACCCACGGATTCGACGACTTCGCCGCCGACGTGCGCGCCGAGCGTTGGGACGATCTCGAACGCGCCGCCGGGGTATCGCAAGCGCAGATGTGTCAGATCGCCGATGTCTACCTGCGGGGCGAGCGCGTCATCGCCACGTGGGGGATGGGCATCACGCAGCACAAGCATGCCGTGGCGACCATTCAGATGATCGTCAATCTGATGCTGCTGCGCGGCAACATTGGCCGCCCCGGCGCCGGCCTTTGCCCCGTGCGCGGCCACAGCAACGTGCAGGGCGACCGCACGGTCGGCATCAACGAGAAGCCGTCGGCCGCCTTCCTCGACCGGATCGCCACAGTGTTCGACTTCGCACCGCCGCGCCGCGAAGGGCTCGGTGTCGTCGACACGATCTCGGCAATGCTCGCGGGCCGCATCAAGGTCTTCATCGGCATGGGGGGCAATTTCGCGATGGCCACACCCGACACGCCGCGCACCTGGGCAGGGTTGCGTCAGTGCGACTTGACGGTGCATGTCGCGACGAAGCTCAACCGCAGCCACCTCGTGCACGGACGCGACGCCCTGATTCTCCCGTGCCTCGGCCGCACGGAAATCGACATGCAGAATGGCGCCGTGCAAGGGGTGACGGTCGAAGATTCGATGAGCATGGTGCACCTGTCGTACGGCATCAACGCCCCGGCGTCCGAGCACCTGCGCTCGGAGCCCGCGATCGTTGCCGGCATCGCGCAGGCCACGATGGGCCGCGCGCTCGCCGGGCATGACGACTGGCATTGGTACGTCGAGGACTACGATCGCATTCGCGACGCCATCGCCGCCACCTTCGACGAATTCGCCGAATTCAACCGTCGCGTGCGGCATCCGGGCGGTTTTCGACTGCCGGTCCCGCCCTCGCAGCGTCAATGGCGCACGGCCAGCGGACGCGCCAATTTCACCCGCCATGCGCTGCCCGCCGAACTTCCCGTCGACGTGGCTCGCCGACAGGCCGGCGAGCGTGGCGCACAGGTGCTGCAACTCGCGACGATTCGCTCCCACGATCAGTACAACACCACGATCTACGGTCTCAACGATCGCTATCGCGGCGTGTTCGGACAGCGTCGCGTCGTGTTCGCCAATCGGGAAGATCTCGATGCACGGGGTTTTCGCGCCGGTGAACGCGTCGACATCGTGGGCGTGTGGCACGACGGCATTGCCCGGCGGGCAGAGGACTTTCTCCTCGTCGCGTACGACATTCCACGCGGCAGCATCGCCGCCTACTATCCGGAGACCAACGCTCTCGTGCCGCTCGACGCCATCGCCGACGGCGCGGGCACGCCGACATCAAAGTCGGTCCCCGTGTTGCTGGAGCGACGCGTTGGCTGA